A genomic window from Gossypium hirsutum isolate 1008001.06 chromosome D12, Gossypium_hirsutum_v2.1, whole genome shotgun sequence includes:
- the LOC107945099 gene encoding SEC1 family transport protein SLY1 yields the protein MALNLRQKQTECIIRMFNLNQPVNPSGTANEEVYKILIYDKFCQNILSPLIHVKDLRKHGVTLYFLIDKDRKPVHDVPAVYFVQPNNPNIQRIVADASRSLYDSFHLNFSSSIPRPLLEDLASGTLNSDSIHRISKVHDQYLEFVTLEDNLFSLSQKSTYVQLNDPSAGDKEIEDIIERVVNGLFCVLATLAAVPIIRCPRGGPAEMVASALDQKLRDHLLSKNNLFSEGGGFVSSFQRPILCIFDRNFELSAGIQHDFRYRPLVHDILGLKLNRLSVPGEKGGMKSFELDSSDPFWMANGSLEFPEVAVEIETQLNKYKKDVDEVNKRTGGTAGAEFDGTDLIGNTKHLMNAVNSLPELTERKQVIDKHTNIATVLLGEIKERSLDAYVKKENDMMVRGGIDRNELMSVLKGKGTKIDKLRFAIMYIISSETINPSEAEAVEAALRESEVDTSAFQYVKKIKSLNVSLASANSASRSNIVDWAEKLYGQSISAVTAGMKNLLSGDRQLALTRTVEALMEGKPNPEIDSYLVFDPRAPKSSPGTSSSHLKGPFKEAIVFMIGGGNYVEYGSLQDLAQHQQPAKQVIYGTTEILTGMEFVEQLSLLGQKMGLGSSSAAASATH from the exons ATGGCTCTCAATCTTCGCCAGAAACAAACAG AATGTATAATTCGAATGTTTAATCTGAACCAGCCTGTGAATCCCTCTGGAACTGCTAATGAAGAGGTTTACAAGATCTTgatttatgacaaattttgtcaaaatatacTGTCCCCCTTGATCCATGTTAAGGATCTACGAAAACATGGTGTTACCCTGTACTTTCTTATTGACAAGGATCGAAAGCCTGTTCACGATGTGCCTGCTGTGTATTTTGTTCAGCCTAATAATCCCAATATCCAAAGAATAGTAGCTGATGCATCCCGTTCTCTATACGATAGTTTCCATCTGAATTTTTCTTCGTCTATACCAAGGCCGCTTTTGGAGGATCTTGCTTCCGGGACTTTGAATTCGGATTCAATCCATAGGATCTCAAAGGTTCATGATCAGTATTTGGAGTTTGTGACATTGGAGGATAATTTGTTCTCTTTATCCCAGAAGTCTACTTATGTGCAATTGAATGATCCATCCGCTGGGGACAAAGAGATCGAGGATATTATAGAGAGGGTTGTTAATGGATTATTTTGTGTTTTAGCTACACTTGCAGCCGTGCCCATAATAAGATGCCCGCGTGGTGGACCAGCTGAGATGGTTGCTTCAGCATTGGATCAGAAGTTGAGGGATCATTTATTGTCAAAGAACAATTTGTTTTCTGAAGGCGGGGGTTTTGTAAGCTCATTTCAGCGTCCAATTTTGTGCATCTTTGATAGGAATTTCGAGTTATCAGCCGGGATACAACATGATTTTAGGTACCGTCCGCTAGTACATGATATTCTTGGATTGAAGCTTAATAGGTTGAGTGTGCCAGGGGAGAAAGGTGGAATGAAATCGTTTGAATTGGATAGCTCCGACCCGTTTTGGATGGCAAATGGATCGTTGGAATTCCCTGAAGTTGCTGTTGAGATTGAGACCCAGTTGAACAAATATAAGAAGGATGTTGATGAGGTGAATAAAAGGACTGGTGGTACTGCAGGAGCTGAGTTTGATGGGACAGACTTGATTGGGAACACAAAGCACTTAATGAATGCAGTGAACTCCCTGCCTGAGCTGACAGAGCGGAAGCAGGTCATTGATAAACACACAAACATTGCAACAGTGCTTTTGGGTGAAATAAAGGAGAGGTCTCTTGACGCCTACGTAAAGAAGGAGAATGACATGATGGTGAGGGGTGGGATTGATCGAAATGAGTTGATGAGTGTACTTAAGGGAAAAGGTACCAAGATTGATAAGCTGCGTTTTGCCATAATGTATATTATCTCTTCAGAAACCATTAATCCGTCAGAAGCAGAAGCAGTCGAAGCAGCACTGAGAGAATCTGAGGTTGATACAAGTGCATTTCAGTATGTGAAGAAGATCAAGTCATTGAATGTTTCACTGGCATCAGCAAATTCCGCTAGTAGAAGTAACATTGTTGATTGGGCTGAGAAGCTCTATGGTCAGTCAATCAGTGCTGTCACTGCAGGTATGAAGAACCTATTGTCTGGTGATAGGCAGCTAGCATTGACAAGGACTGTGGAAGCTTTGATGGAGGGGAAGCCAAACCCTGAAATCGATTCTTACCTTGTGTTTGATCCTCGTGCCCCAAAGTCGAGCCCTGGCACAAGTAGCAGTCATCTGAAAGGACCCTTTAAAGAAGCTATTGTCTTCATGATCGGAGGTGGAAATTACGTTGAGTACGGGAGCTTGCAAGACCTTGCCCAACATCAGCAGCCAGCCAAACAAGTCATATATGGAACAACAGAAATTTTAACTGGAATGGAATTTGTTGAGCAACTCTCACTGTTGGGGCAGAAGATGGGATTGGGCAGTTCTTCTGCTGCTGCTTCAGCAACCCATTAA
- the LOC107945100 gene encoding uncharacterized protein — protein MDLELSESYSNEATIDDVLTDQVALEDMRNTMTEPSEISSGDSKLGGNDDGNGLEHQMLESDFDSNKAVNHDTVVPVDLETESFKRGKESSGANPEDCDTDVDDFTTNKQAAERHLPNAVLPFLRYYQYESSESSCSFQGSPCDDRNLRSDVDDTETEEASISGQEDSSDHLDILEWAKANNHGSLQILCEYYRLPCPERGSKLRFHPSSTGISEA, from the exons ATGGATTTGGAATTATCGGAGAGTTACAGCAATGAAGCAACTATAGATGATGTGTTAACAGATCAAGTAGCTCTGGAGGACATGCGGAACACAATGACCGAACCCTCTGAGATAAGTTCAGGAGATTCTAAACTTGGAGGTAATGATGATGGGAATGGCTTGGAGCATCAAATGCTTGAGAGTGACTTTGACTCAAACAAAGCTGTTAATCATGATACTGTTGTTCCAGTTGACCTGGAAACTGAGTCGTTTAAAAGAGGAAAAGAATCCAGTGGTGCGAATCCTGAAGATTGTGATACTGATGTTGATGATTTCACAACAAATAAGCAAGCAGCAGAAAGACATTTGCCAAATGCTGTTTTGCCATTTCTACGCTATTATCAGTATGAAAGTTCTGAATCTTCCTGCAG TTTTCAAGGTTCCCCTTGTGACGACAGGAATTTGAGGAGTGATGTTGATGATACAGAAACAGAAGAGGCTTCTATTTCTGGCCAGGAAGATTCCAGTGATCACCTTGATATACTTGAATGGGCTAAG GCAAACAATCATGGATCATTGCAGATACTATGTGAATACTATCGGTTACCTTGTCCAGAAAGGGGTTCAAAACTTAGGTTTCATCCTTCATCCACTGGAATATCAGAGGCCTGA
- the LOC107945101 gene encoding isocitrate dehydrogenase [NAD] regulatory subunit 1, mitochondrial isoform X1, producing MSASRTSLSLLRTLVPYKTQTRAVTYMPRPGDGSPRPVTLIPGDGIGPLVTNAVEQVMEAMHAPVYFEKYQVHGDMKQIPQEVIDSIRKNKVCLKGGLRTPKGGGVSSLNLHLRRELDLYASLVDCCNLPGLPTRHENVDIVVIRENTEGEYSGLEHEVVPGVVESLKVITKFCSERIAKYAFEYAYLNNRKKVTAVHKANIMKLADGLFLESCREVAARYPTIKYDEIIVDNCCMQLVSKPEQFDVMITPNLYGNLVANTAAGIAGGTGVMPGGNVGAEHAVFEQGASAGNVGKKKMVEQKTANPLALLLSSAMMLRHLQFPAFANRLEEAVKNVILEGKYRTKDLGGDSTTQQVVDAVIAKIE from the exons ATGTCCGCCTCACGTACATCCCTCTCTCTTCTGAGAACCCTTGTTCCCTACAAAACCCAAACTCGAGCCGTCACCTATATGCCTCGTCCCGGAGACGGATCCCCGAGACCCGTAACCCTAATCCCAGGGGACGGAATCGGTCCATTGGTGACCAACGCGGTGGAACAAGTGATGGAAGCAATGCACGCACCGGTTTACTTCGAGAAGTACCAAGTTCACGGCGACATGAAGCAGATACCGCAGGAAGTCATAGATTCCATAAGGAAGAACAAAGTTTGCCTTAAAGGAGGGTTGAGAACACCCAAGGGGGGTGGAGTTAGCTCGCTGAACCTTCATTTAAGAAGAGAATTGGATTTGTACGCTTCATTGGTGGATTGTTGTAATTTACCAGGATTGCCAACCAGACATGAAAACGTGGATATCGTAGTAATCAGGGAGAACACCGAAGGGGAATACTCGGGTCTCGAACACGAGGTGGTGCCTGGCGTGGTTGAGAGCCTTAAG GTGATAACCAAGTTTTGTTCAGAGCGGATTGCAAAATATGCATTTGAATATGCTTATTTAAACAATCGAAAAAAGGTTACCGCTGTTCATAAGGCCAACATCATGAAACTGGCTGATGGCCTGTTTTTAGAGTCTTGCCGGGAAGTTGCAGCTAGATATCCAACTATCAAGTATGACGAAATCATCGTTGACAACTGTTGCATGCAACTTGTTTCAAAACCAGAACAATTTGATGTGATG ATTACTCCTAATCTTTATGGAAATTTAGTGGCAAATACAGCCGCCGGCATTGCTGGAGGTACTGGTGTCATGCCTGGAG GCAATGTAGGAGCTGAACATGCTGTATTTGAGCAAGGTGCTTCAGCAGGGAATGTGGGAAAAAAAAAGATGGTGGAGCAAAAAACGGCAAATCCATTGGCTTTGCTTCTGTCTTCTGCCATGATGTTGAGGCATCTCCAGTTTCCAGCATTTGCTAATCGACTTGAGGAAGCGGTGAAAAATGTAATCTTAGAGGGAAAGTACAGGACTAAAGACCTTGGTGGAGATAGCACCACACAACAAGTTGTTGATGCTGTCATTGCTAAGATTGAGTGA
- the LOC107945101 gene encoding isocitrate dehydrogenase [NAD] regulatory subunit 1, mitochondrial isoform X2 produces the protein MSASRTSLSLLRTLVPYKTQTRAVTYMPRPGDGSPRPVTLIPGDGIGPLVTNAVEQVMEAMHAPVYFEKYQVHGDMKQIPQEVIDSIRKNKVCLKGGLRTPKGGGVSSLNLHLRRELDLYASLVDCCNLPGLPTRHENVDIVVIRENTEGEYSGLEHEVITKFCSERIAKYAFEYAYLNNRKKVTAVHKANIMKLADGLFLESCREVAARYPTIKYDEIIVDNCCMQLVSKPEQFDVMITPNLYGNLVANTAAGIAGGTGVMPGGNVGAEHAVFEQGASAGNVGKKKMVEQKTANPLALLLSSAMMLRHLQFPAFANRLEEAVKNVILEGKYRTKDLGGDSTTQQVVDAVIAKIE, from the exons ATGTCCGCCTCACGTACATCCCTCTCTCTTCTGAGAACCCTTGTTCCCTACAAAACCCAAACTCGAGCCGTCACCTATATGCCTCGTCCCGGAGACGGATCCCCGAGACCCGTAACCCTAATCCCAGGGGACGGAATCGGTCCATTGGTGACCAACGCGGTGGAACAAGTGATGGAAGCAATGCACGCACCGGTTTACTTCGAGAAGTACCAAGTTCACGGCGACATGAAGCAGATACCGCAGGAAGTCATAGATTCCATAAGGAAGAACAAAGTTTGCCTTAAAGGAGGGTTGAGAACACCCAAGGGGGGTGGAGTTAGCTCGCTGAACCTTCATTTAAGAAGAGAATTGGATTTGTACGCTTCATTGGTGGATTGTTGTAATTTACCAGGATTGCCAACCAGACATGAAAACGTGGATATCGTAGTAATCAGGGAGAACACCGAAGGGGAATACTCGGGTCTCGAACACGAG GTGATAACCAAGTTTTGTTCAGAGCGGATTGCAAAATATGCATTTGAATATGCTTATTTAAACAATCGAAAAAAGGTTACCGCTGTTCATAAGGCCAACATCATGAAACTGGCTGATGGCCTGTTTTTAGAGTCTTGCCGGGAAGTTGCAGCTAGATATCCAACTATCAAGTATGACGAAATCATCGTTGACAACTGTTGCATGCAACTTGTTTCAAAACCAGAACAATTTGATGTGATG ATTACTCCTAATCTTTATGGAAATTTAGTGGCAAATACAGCCGCCGGCATTGCTGGAGGTACTGGTGTCATGCCTGGAG GCAATGTAGGAGCTGAACATGCTGTATTTGAGCAAGGTGCTTCAGCAGGGAATGTGGGAAAAAAAAAGATGGTGGAGCAAAAAACGGCAAATCCATTGGCTTTGCTTCTGTCTTCTGCCATGATGTTGAGGCATCTCCAGTTTCCAGCATTTGCTAATCGACTTGAGGAAGCGGTGAAAAATGTAATCTTAGAGGGAAAGTACAGGACTAAAGACCTTGGTGGAGATAGCACCACACAACAAGTTGTTGATGCTGTCATTGCTAAGATTGAGTGA
- the LOC107945103 gene encoding ubiquitin domain-containing protein DSK2a, which produces MGGDGDSSESRLGDNGGGEEEGVMVNIRCSNGSKFTVRTKLESTIGSFKVVLAQSCDIPADQQRLIYKGRILKDDQTLQSYGLQADHTIHMVRSFAPSSSAPPPVATTNVGTPNATPGVTRGVGSNEGAGLGASIFPGLNPLGGNGGSFGLFGSGLPEFEQEQQQLTQNPNMMREIMNTPAIQSLVNNPELMRTLIMSNPQMREIIDRNPELGHILNDPSILRQTLEAARNPELMREMMRNTDRAMSNIESSPEGFNMLRRMYENVQEPFLNATTMAGNNGNSPGSNPFAALLGNQGGSQARDSPSNISVTGSESIQGQTSPNTNPLPNPWNNTVRGVTQTNTTARSNPAGDARTPGIGGLGGLGLPDMPPMLNGMPDASQMTQLLQNPAISQMMQSIMSNPQYMNQIMNLNPQLREMFDLNPQLREMMQNPEVLRQMFSPDTMQQMLSLQQSLMSQLNRQQTSQDSTQTSGTAGAPPTASLDLLMNMFGGLGAGGLSVPNQPDVPPEELYATQLSQLQEMGFYDTQENIRALRATAGNVHAAVERLLGNSGQ; this is translated from the exons ATGGGTGGGGATGGCGATTCGAGTGAGTCAAGACTCGGTGACAATGGAGGAGGAGAAGAAGAGGGAGTGATGGTTAATATCCGATGCTCTAATGGTTCAAAATTTACGGTTAGGACCAAACTCGAATCAACCATAGGATCTTTCAAAGTTGTTTTAGCTCAGAGTTGCGATATCCCAGCTGATCAGCAACGATTGATTTATAAAGGCCGAATCTTAAAAGACGACCAAACCCTTCAAAGTTACG GTTTGCAAGCTGATCATACTATTCATATGGTCCGTAGTTTTGCCCCATCTTCATCGGCCCCTCCTCCTGTTGCTACTACAAATGTTGGAACTCCAAATGCTACACCAGGGGTCACACGTGGTGTTGGTTCTAATGAGGGTGCTGGTCTGGGAGCATCAATTTTCCCTGGACTTAATCCGCTTGGTGGTAATGGAGGTAGTTTTGGTTTGTTTGGATCAGGACTTCCTGAATTTGAACAAGAACAGCAACAACTAACTCAAAATCCCAACATGATGAGGGAAATAATGAATACACCTGCTATTCAAAGTTTGGTGAATAACCCAGAGTTAATGCGCACTTTGATTATGAGCAATCCCCAAATGCGTGAGATTATTGACCGGAATCCAGAGCTTGGGCATATACTTAATGATCCTAGCATTCTGCGACAGACTTTGGAAGCTGCTAGGAATCCTGAACTCATGCGTGAAATGATGCGAAACACTGACAGGGCTATGAGTAATATTGAATCCTCTCCTGAGGGATTTAACATGCTTAGGCGTATGTATGAAAATGTTCAGGAGCCATTTTTGAATGCTACAACTATGGCTGGAAATAATGGAAATTCTCCAGGTTCAAACCCATTCGCAGCTCTTTTGGGCAATCAAGGCGGTTCTCAAGCTAGGGATTCACCTAGTAACATTTCTGTAACTGGTTCTGAAAGCATTCAAGGACAAACTTCCCCAAACACAAATCCTCTTCCTAACCCTTGGAACAACACTGTTAGAG GTGTAACCCAGACCAATACTACTGCGAGGTCAAATCCTGCTGGGGATGCTAGGACACCAGGTATTGGTGGTCTGGGAGGCCTCGGGCTTCCAGATATGCCACCCATGTTGAATGGAATGCCAGATGCTTCTCAGATGACTCAATTGTTGCAAAATCCAGCTATATCACAGATGATGCAGAGCATAATGTCTAATCCCCAATATATGAATCAG attatGAACCTCAACCCCCAACTTCgtgaaatgtttgatttgaatCCTCAATTGAGAGAAATGATGCAAAACCCAGAAGTACTTCGTCAGATGTTTTCCCCTGATACAATGCAG CAAATGCTATCTTTACAGCAGTCTCTTATGTCTCAGCTCAATCGACAGCAAACATCCCA GGATTCAACACAGACAAGTGGTACTGCAG GAGCACCCCCTACTGCTAGTCTGGATTTGTTGATGAATATGTTTGGTGGTCTAGGTGCTGGCGGCCTCAGTGTTCCCAACCAACCTGATG TTCCCCCAGAAGAACTGTATGCCACGCAATTATCACAACTCCAAGAAATGGGCTTCTATGATACACAAGAGAATATCAGAGCACTTCGTGCTACTGCAGGAAACGTCCATGCTGCAGTTGAGAGACTCCTGGGAAATTCTGGGCAGTAA